The following are from one region of the Natrinema sp. HArc-T2 genome:
- a CDS encoding bifunctional oligoribonuclease/PAP phosphatase NrnA — protein sequence MSRAAELVSVLEATDSLAIACHDNPDPDCLASALALETIAHHHDVTDVTITYGGEISHQQNRAFVNLLDISLQTLAKTSLEEYDCLSFVDHSTPGANTEVPTSVVPDIIVDHHPSEPADATFVDVRTEYGATATIFVEYLRELEVEITERLASALLFALHRERLDFVREPTRREYEAALTLYPDADLEILEQLYGSTFSPGTLDAIGQAIASRERRGSALVASVGTTGETDALPQAADYLLNLEGVDTVLVYGIVEDAIRLSGRSVDPRVNLGKTLQDGFDELGSVGGHHDMAGGRIELGLFADDGDDTDELLAFIGDRLTRRFFDALHLDE from the coding sequence ATGTCTCGTGCGGCCGAACTCGTGTCCGTGCTCGAGGCGACCGACTCGCTGGCAATCGCCTGTCATGACAACCCTGATCCGGACTGTCTCGCCAGCGCGCTCGCACTCGAGACGATCGCCCACCATCACGACGTCACGGACGTGACGATCACCTACGGCGGGGAGATCTCCCACCAGCAAAACCGTGCGTTCGTCAACCTGCTGGATATCAGCCTCCAGACGCTCGCGAAGACCAGCCTCGAGGAGTACGACTGTTTGAGCTTCGTCGATCACAGCACACCGGGTGCAAACACTGAGGTCCCGACGAGTGTCGTCCCGGACATCATCGTCGATCATCATCCCAGCGAGCCGGCTGACGCGACGTTCGTCGACGTACGAACCGAGTACGGCGCGACGGCGACGATCTTCGTCGAGTACCTCCGTGAGCTCGAGGTCGAAATTACCGAACGGCTCGCGTCGGCGCTCCTCTTTGCGCTCCACCGCGAGCGCCTCGACTTCGTCCGGGAGCCGACGCGACGCGAGTACGAGGCCGCACTGACACTCTACCCCGATGCGGACCTCGAGATCCTCGAACAACTGTACGGCAGCACGTTTTCGCCGGGGACCCTCGACGCGATCGGTCAGGCGATCGCTAGTCGCGAACGACGAGGCTCGGCGCTCGTCGCGAGCGTCGGCACGACCGGCGAAACCGACGCGCTGCCGCAGGCGGCCGACTACCTGCTCAATCTCGAGGGCGTGGACACGGTGCTCGTCTACGGCATCGTCGAGGATGCGATCCGTCTGAGCGGTCGGTCGGTCGATCCGCGGGTCAACCTCGGGAAGACGCTTCAAGACGGCTTCGACGAACTGGGTTCGGTCGGCGGTCATCACGACATGGCCGGCGGTCGGATCGAACTCGGACTGTTCGCCGACGATGGTGACGACACCGACGAACTCCTCGCATTTATCGGCGATCGACTCACCCGGCGGTTTTTCGATGCATTACATCTCGACGAGTGA
- a CDS encoding ornithine cyclodeaminase family protein: MTDALFLTSADVADLATPTEYIDAVREGYRQRGAGAPAQPRSKLLRSDPEGMFTSYAAVLPETGVMGGYMYSAGFGAGDAWFMAPLFDADSGAPLALLDGASMNPFKTGAAGAVAVDELARTDAETLAVIGTGAQARGQLRATTTVRPFDEVRVYSPTPENREAFAAEFDEALEASVHAVDSSAAAVAGADVVITATTASEPVFDGDDLEPGTHVTAMGQYSPDKRELDTTTIERATYVPDLRERATLDAGSFIHALEEGAITEEHVHAELGGVVAGTAPGRASDDEITVFDSGGTGIETVAAASLLYDRALEEGRGTEIEFAPASEALTGN, from the coding sequence ATGACCGACGCTCTGTTCTTGACCAGCGCCGACGTTGCCGACCTTGCGACGCCGACCGAGTACATCGATGCCGTCCGCGAGGGCTATCGCCAGCGCGGTGCAGGCGCACCGGCACAGCCGCGGTCGAAACTCCTCCGGAGCGATCCCGAGGGGATGTTCACCAGCTATGCCGCCGTGCTCCCCGAGACAGGCGTGATGGGGGGCTACATGTACAGCGCCGGCTTCGGTGCCGGCGACGCCTGGTTTATGGCGCCGCTGTTCGACGCCGACAGCGGCGCGCCACTCGCCTTGCTTGACGGTGCGAGCATGAACCCGTTCAAGACCGGCGCGGCTGGGGCTGTCGCGGTCGACGAACTCGCGCGCACCGACGCCGAAACCCTCGCCGTTATCGGCACCGGCGCGCAGGCCCGGGGCCAACTGCGTGCGACCACGACAGTCCGACCGTTCGACGAGGTCCGCGTCTACTCGCCGACCCCCGAGAACCGCGAGGCGTTCGCCGCCGAGTTCGACGAGGCGCTCGAGGCGTCGGTCCACGCAGTCGACTCGAGTGCAGCCGCCGTCGCCGGGGCGGACGTCGTGATCACGGCGACGACGGCCAGCGAGCCGGTCTTTGACGGTGACGACCTCGAGCCCGGCACGCACGTCACTGCGATGGGCCAGTACTCGCCGGACAAGCGCGAACTCGATACGACGACCATCGAGCGAGCGACGTACGTCCCCGACCTCCGGGAGCGAGCGACGCTCGATGCCGGCTCGTTCATCCACGCGCTCGAGGAGGGAGCAATCACGGAGGAGCACGTCCACGCAGAACTGGGAGGTGTCGTCGCGGGGACCGCCCCCGGGCGGGCAAGCGACGACGAGATTACGGTCTTCGACAGCGGCGGCACCGGCATCGAGACGGTTGCTGCGGCGTCGCTGCTCTACGATCGCGCACTCGAGGAGGGACGCGGCACCGAAATCGAGTTTGCGCCGGCGAGCGAGGCACTGACGGGGAACTAG
- a CDS encoding DUF3054 domain-containing protein: MDTAVQTGSRENTPDRKRVITGIVDLAVVVGLVLLGNVEHGGNPIAEPLASLATAIPFVIGWLTVAVLAGVYTRDHSSGIGDLRLTTVAWIAAANVGLMIRGSPLFEGGTTWPFPIVITGTVLVALLGWRLGYALFISRTR; encoded by the coding sequence ATGGATACGGCAGTTCAGACCGGGTCCCGGGAGAACACACCCGACCGGAAGCGGGTCATCACTGGCATCGTGGACCTCGCTGTGGTCGTCGGGCTGGTCCTCCTCGGCAACGTCGAACACGGCGGGAACCCGATCGCCGAACCGCTTGCATCGCTCGCGACGGCCATCCCGTTCGTGATCGGCTGGCTCACCGTTGCAGTGCTCGCAGGCGTCTACACGCGTGACCATTCCAGCGGGATCGGCGACCTCCGACTGACGACCGTTGCGTGGATCGCAGCGGCGAACGTCGGGCTGATGATCCGCGGCTCGCCGCTGTTCGAGGGCGGGACGACCTGGCCGTTTCCCATCGTCATTACCGGCACCGTCCTCGTTGCCTTGCTCGGCTGGCGGCTTGGCTACGCCCTGTTCATATCACGAACGCGGTAA
- a CDS encoding J domain-containing protein, translated as MAVVGDKRVGCDGCGRTVALEELTTVTMPDGQQVVCCPDCEPHARAAAQKGGSLDQRRDTCDGCTGTFLVAELEDVVLDDGTVLTCCPSCASEAPTGDDDDTASTDTDGPADAGTATGPESADDAQYRCTQCHEQVSEEPFCVTTIDDRTERLCAECKANAEDRGIVATVEMRKTKAREILGVEPDVTDDELRAVYHEQVKRAHPDRKSGSKSAFQLVTDAYERLQDDD; from the coding sequence ATGGCTGTGGTCGGCGACAAACGAGTCGGCTGTGACGGCTGTGGCCGAACAGTTGCGCTCGAGGAACTGACGACAGTGACGATGCCCGACGGCCAGCAGGTCGTCTGCTGTCCGGACTGTGAGCCCCACGCCAGAGCGGCCGCACAGAAGGGCGGGTCGCTCGATCAGCGTCGGGATACCTGTGATGGCTGTACCGGTACCTTCCTCGTGGCCGAACTCGAGGACGTGGTGCTCGATGATGGCACCGTCTTGACCTGTTGTCCGTCGTGTGCATCCGAGGCACCGACGGGAGACGATGACGACACGGCGTCGACCGACACTGACGGGCCCGCCGATGCCGGGACGGCGACCGGGCCCGAGTCAGCCGACGACGCTCAGTATCGCTGTACGCAGTGTCACGAACAGGTCTCCGAGGAGCCGTTCTGTGTGACGACGATCGACGACCGCACCGAGCGGCTGTGTGCCGAGTGCAAGGCCAACGCCGAAGATCGTGGCATCGTTGCGACCGTCGAGATGCGAAAGACCAAAGCGCGTGAGATACTCGGCGTGGAGCCGGACGTGACCGACGACGAACTCCGAGCTGTGTATCACGAACAGGTCAAACGTGCCCATCCCGATCGCAAAAGCGGTAGCAAATCCGCGTTTCAGCTCGTCACGGATGCGTACGAGCGACTTCAAGACGACGACTGA
- a CDS encoding toll/interleukin-1 receptor domain-containing protein, translating to MTGEQVYVSHAPSDLTLVQDLFSTVKNFPFGVHIALEELESVRSRTRLEGRVANSDVVVAVLTEDSAETTWIDQEIGYAVAKGIPVLPLREEGVSRRGYVSDVDGVTIDRSDLTVTIFNLLSRLRSELAPLGALSVPNWYIRFPCTVPDCGHPVTLELEQGQTKLWKLYTHGKHLTASCAACDSTYCFNPATVGFRGRKE from the coding sequence ATGACCGGGGAACAGGTGTACGTCTCTCACGCACCGAGCGATCTCACACTCGTCCAGGACCTGTTCTCGACGGTCAAGAACTTCCCGTTTGGCGTCCACATCGCGCTCGAGGAACTCGAATCCGTCCGCTCCCGGACGCGACTCGAGGGACGCGTTGCCAACAGCGATGTCGTCGTTGCAGTCCTCACTGAGGACTCAGCCGAGACCACGTGGATCGATCAGGAGATCGGCTATGCGGTCGCGAAAGGGATTCCAGTGTTGCCGCTGCGTGAAGAGGGAGTGAGCCGTCGCGGCTACGTCAGTGACGTCGACGGCGTGACGATCGATCGGTCGGACCTCACAGTGACGATCTTCAATCTACTCTCCCGGCTACGAAGCGAGCTCGCACCGCTTGGGGCGCTGTCGGTCCCGAACTGGTACATTCGGTTCCCGTGTACGGTCCCGGACTGTGGCCATCCGGTCACGCTCGAACTCGAACAGGGACAGACCAAGCTCTGGAAACTGTATACACATGGCAAACACCTGACGGCGTCGTGTGCAGCCTGCGACTCGACGTACTGTTTTAATCCAGCGACGGTCGGGTTCAGAGGTCGCAAAGAATAG
- the tpiA gene encoding triose-phosphate isomerase, protein MFVLVNLKTYPCDPVAVAEAVRDVNETTDARLAVAPPTAHIERVAETGAETWAQHVDPIEHGSNTGHTLAEHVADAGAVGTLINHSEQRLKLADIDGAVQAAKRAELETVVCANNPAQIGAAAALGPDAVAVEPPELIGTGTPVSQADPDVVEDAVDAAASVDADVSVLCGAGISTGDDVVAAGDLGSEGVLLASGVAKADDPTAALKDLVAPL, encoded by the coding sequence ATGTTCGTCCTAGTCAACCTGAAGACCTATCCGTGTGATCCGGTCGCCGTCGCGGAGGCCGTCCGTGATGTCAACGAAACCACCGACGCTCGGCTGGCCGTCGCGCCGCCGACCGCCCACATCGAGCGCGTCGCCGAGACGGGCGCCGAGACGTGGGCCCAGCACGTCGATCCGATCGAGCACGGCAGCAACACCGGCCACACCCTTGCCGAGCACGTCGCCGACGCGGGAGCGGTCGGCACCCTGATCAACCACTCCGAGCAGCGGCTGAAACTGGCCGACATCGACGGTGCCGTCCAGGCAGCCAAGCGAGCAGAGCTCGAGACGGTCGTCTGTGCGAACAACCCGGCCCAGATTGGCGCGGCCGCGGCGCTCGGACCGGACGCCGTCGCCGTCGAACCCCCCGAACTCATCGGGACTGGCACGCCGGTCAGCCAGGCCGATCCCGACGTCGTCGAGGACGCCGTCGACGCTGCGGCGAGCGTCGATGCCGACGTCTCGGTTCTCTGTGGTGCGGGCATCAGTACGGGCGACGATGTCGTCGCCGCGGGCGACCTCGGCTCGGAAGGTGTCCTGCTCGCAAGCGGCGTCGCGAAAGCCGACGATCCAACGGCGGCGCTCAAGGATCTCGTCGCCCCGTTGTAA
- a CDS encoding multiprotein bridging factor aMBF1, giving the protein MVQCEMCGAETSSPKTIKVEGAKLDVCSNCTDFGTEVKQTSSSSTSTKYSTGSSSSSSSSGSQSTSTSTSSSSGGSSQRRSDMFDDMDELATDYDDRVRNARESKGLSQSELANELNEKASLIRKIERGDTLPSDRVQSKLENFLEINLSAQGSSGEDSEWSGGSATGSYTLGDVVKRKD; this is encoded by the coding sequence ATGGTTCAGTGCGAGATGTGTGGGGCCGAGACGTCGTCCCCGAAGACGATCAAAGTCGAGGGTGCGAAGCTAGACGTGTGTTCGAACTGCACGGACTTCGGCACTGAAGTCAAACAGACCTCGAGTTCGAGCACGTCGACGAAATATTCGACCGGCTCGAGTTCGTCTTCGTCGAGCAGTGGGAGTCAGTCGACATCGACGTCGACGAGCTCGAGTTCCGGTGGCTCGAGCCAGCGGCGCTCGGACATGTTCGACGACATGGACGAGCTTGCGACCGATTACGACGATCGCGTCCGCAACGCCCGCGAGAGCAAGGGGCTGAGCCAGTCCGAGCTGGCAAACGAACTCAACGAGAAAGCCAGCCTCATCCGCAAGATCGAGCGCGGTGATACGCTGCCGAGCGACCGCGTCCAGTCCAAACTCGAGAACTTCCTCGAGATCAACCTGAGCGCACAGGGGAGTTCTGGCGAGGATTCGGAGTGGTCCGGCGGCTCCGCGACAGGCAGTTACACGCTTGGCGACGTCGTCAAGCGCAAAGACTGA
- a CDS encoding CDP-alcohol phosphatidyltransferase family protein — protein MTLDKFRPYISGALNPFVKGFDRVGMTPNGVSVLAFGMAILAAGAFALGGLEDPVWYAVAAALVFLNGWLDIVDGALAREQEVASAAGDLLDHVLDRYADIVVIAGLAAGLENYLLGFAAVTGVVMTSYLGTQAQAVGLDRVYGGLVGRADRLAIIGLVGLLAYPVSGPVVGDVTLVGLLLGFLAVVGHLTALQRFYYAWVALE, from the coding sequence ATGACGCTCGATAAGTTCCGACCGTACATCTCTGGTGCCCTCAATCCGTTCGTGAAGGGATTCGACCGCGTCGGGATGACTCCCAACGGTGTGAGCGTGCTCGCGTTCGGGATGGCGATTCTCGCCGCTGGAGCGTTCGCACTCGGCGGCCTCGAGGATCCGGTCTGGTACGCCGTCGCTGCGGCGCTCGTCTTTCTCAATGGGTGGCTCGACATCGTCGACGGCGCGCTCGCACGCGAACAGGAGGTCGCCTCGGCCGCCGGTGACCTGCTGGATCACGTCCTCGATCGCTATGCGGACATCGTCGTCATCGCCGGGCTGGCGGCGGGCCTCGAGAACTACTTGCTCGGCTTTGCCGCCGTGACCGGCGTGGTGATGACCTCCTATCTCGGAACGCAGGCACAGGCCGTCGGCCTCGACCGGGTTTATGGCGGTCTCGTCGGTCGTGCAGACCGGCTGGCGATCATCGGACTGGTCGGCTTGCTGGCCTATCCGGTCTCGGGACCGGTCGTCGGTGACGTTACCCTCGTCGGCCTGCTGTTGGGCTTCCTGGCGGTCGTCGGCCACCTGACCGCACTCCAGCGCTTTTACTACGCCTGGGTCGCTCTCGAGTGA
- a CDS encoding adenylate kinase family protein yields the protein MRVAVTGTPGTGKTTATELLESQLADLNGDGEDEPTPDLDVIHLNQVLEDEALYTEVDADRESKIADLEALAAWLDGRDDVVIESHLAHHFDADRVVVLRCHPETLEERLRERGETDAKARENAESEALDVILSEAVEEHGLESVYEIDTTDRDPEAVADELAAVVAGEREPSAGEVDFMEYLT from the coding sequence GTGAGGGTCGCCGTCACTGGCACTCCCGGCACCGGCAAGACGACCGCGACGGAACTGCTCGAGTCCCAACTGGCAGACTTGAACGGCGACGGCGAGGACGAGCCGACGCCCGACCTCGACGTGATCCATCTCAATCAGGTCCTCGAAGACGAGGCACTCTACACCGAGGTCGACGCGGATCGTGAAAGCAAGATCGCCGATCTCGAAGCACTCGCGGCGTGGCTCGACGGCCGCGATGACGTCGTGATCGAATCCCATCTCGCACATCACTTCGACGCCGATCGGGTCGTCGTGCTCCGGTGTCACCCCGAAACGCTCGAGGAGCGGTTGCGCGAACGTGGCGAGACAGACGCGAAGGCGCGCGAAAACGCCGAGAGCGAGGCGCTGGACGTGATCCTCTCGGAGGCAGTCGAGGAACACGGCCTCGAATCAGTCTACGAGATCGACACGACGGACCGCGACCCCGAGGCCGTCGCGGACGAACTCGCCGCAGTCGTAGCGGGCGAGCGTGAGCCAAGCGCCGGCGAGGTCGACTTCATGGAGTATCTCACATGA
- the hisC gene encoding histidinol-phosphate transaminase yields the protein MQPRDLSDHVAYEAGRGIEEVARELGRDPSEFIKLASNENPHGPSPAAAVAIRETASNVSSYPKAAHADLTTAIAARRNVADEQVWLANGGDGAIDYLHRATLEPGDDILVPRPGFAYYGMSSRFHHGDVREYELSRANDFRQDADVVLEAYDGERVIWLTSPHNPSGSTMPLAEVERLADETDEETLIAVDEAYGEFADRESAIALIEGWDDFEARDDVAVLRTFSKAYGLAGVRLGYAVVPSEWADAYTRVNTPFAASELACRAGLAAIDDEEHVVRTVETTRESRAYMQDNINAHVWESEGNFVLVDAGDASAVATEMQERGVIVRDCSSFGLPGCIRITCGTEAETERAVATLNDVLEDLDVDVADDPDAEVADP from the coding sequence ATGCAACCGCGCGACCTGTCCGATCACGTCGCATACGAGGCGGGTCGAGGCATCGAGGAGGTCGCCCGCGAACTCGGGCGCGACCCCTCGGAGTTCATCAAACTCGCCTCGAACGAGAACCCACACGGGCCCTCGCCGGCCGCCGCCGTGGCCATCCGGGAGACGGCCTCGAACGTGAGTTCCTACCCCAAAGCCGCCCACGCCGATCTGACGACCGCCATCGCCGCCCGCCGGAACGTCGCCGACGAGCAAGTCTGGCTGGCAAACGGCGGCGACGGCGCGATCGATTACCTCCACCGGGCGACACTCGAACCCGGCGACGATATCCTCGTCCCCAGACCCGGCTTCGCTTATTACGGGATGAGTTCCCGGTTCCACCACGGCGACGTCCGCGAGTACGAACTCTCGCGGGCCAACGACTTCAGACAGGACGCCGATGTCGTCCTCGAGGCCTACGACGGCGAGCGCGTGATCTGGCTGACGAGCCCGCACAACCCCTCCGGCTCGACGATGCCGCTTGCGGAAGTCGAGCGACTCGCCGACGAAACCGACGAGGAAACGTTGATCGCCGTCGACGAAGCCTACGGCGAGTTCGCCGACCGGGAGAGCGCAATCGCGCTGATCGAAGGCTGGGATGACTTCGAAGCCCGCGACGACGTGGCGGTTCTGCGGACGTTCTCGAAAGCGTACGGGCTGGCCGGCGTCCGACTCGGATACGCCGTCGTGCCCAGTGAGTGGGCCGACGCCTATACCCGCGTGAACACGCCCTTCGCGGCGAGCGAACTCGCCTGCCGTGCCGGCCTCGCCGCCATCGACGACGAGGAACACGTCGTCCGCACCGTCGAGACGACCCGCGAGTCTCGCGCGTACATGCAGGACAATATCAACGCTCACGTTTGGGAGAGCGAGGGCAATTTCGTCCTCGTCGACGCCGGCGACGCCTCAGCTGTGGCCACAGAGATGCAAGAGCGCGGGGTCATCGTTCGCGACTGCTCGAGTTTCGGTCTCCCGGGCTGTATCCGTATCACCTGTGGCACCGAAGCCGAGACCGAGCGCGCGGTCGCGACGCTCAACGACGTGCTCGAAGACCTCGACGTGGACGTGGCCGACGACCCGGATGCGGAGGTGGCCGATCCGTGA
- a CDS encoding OsmC family protein encodes MATTEKTEINGVDVSALEEAVEAVSDDTDVGRFQFRAETEWEDALKATTTIDAFEQAGETIHTREFTLQGDEPEQILGERTAPNAVELLLGALGSCLSVGYAANAAAMDIELDDLRFEMEGDVDLRGFLGISDDVRPGYETIRCTTYVSTDAPEEQLEELRERVEATSPLMDVITTDVPLETQLISE; translated from the coding sequence ATGGCAACGACTGAAAAGACCGAAATCAACGGTGTTGACGTGTCCGCCCTCGAGGAGGCAGTCGAAGCGGTTAGCGACGACACTGATGTCGGCAGGTTCCAATTCCGGGCTGAAACCGAGTGGGAGGACGCCCTCAAGGCGACAACGACGATCGACGCGTTCGAGCAGGCGGGCGAGACGATCCACACCCGTGAGTTCACGCTTCAGGGCGACGAACCCGAGCAGATTCTGGGAGAGCGAACGGCGCCGAATGCCGTCGAACTCCTGCTCGGCGCACTCGGATCGTGTCTCAGTGTCGGCTACGCAGCGAACGCCGCAGCCATGGATATCGAACTCGACGACCTCCGCTTCGAGATGGAGGGAGACGTCGATCTCCGTGGCTTCCTCGGAATTTCCGATGACGTTCGCCCCGGCTACGAAACGATCCGGTGTACGACGTACGTCTCCACCGATGCTCCCGAGGAACAACTCGAGGAACTGCGCGAACGCGTCGAGGCGACGTCACCCCTGATGGATGTCATCACCACTGACGTGCCCCTCGAAACCCAACTCATCAGTGAGTGA
- the ligA gene encoding ATP-dependent DNA ligase LigA, translated as MEFATFADRAGTIDAEAADLEIVAYVRDLLADAGDDADEGADPETLELVARFAQGRVFPAWDSTTLDIGPSTCYEAIARAAGTNVGADDVEDRLAEVGEIGDVAASYDFGGQQGLDAFTGGGAGGGDGLTVLEVYETLADLAHAEGSGSQDRKVDLLFGLFNRCSSEEARYLARIVLSEMRIGVGEGTVRDAIAAAFDVPEDRVERALQVSNDYGRVARIAREKGREGLDAMDLEVGRPVQAMLAQAGTVTDALEEWEKAAVEWKYDGARIQLHYDPGDAETTAETRVFSRNMEEITDALPEVVEFADDTLEEPVILDGEVVAIDEGGAPLPFQEVLKRFRRKHDVAKARENVTVRPVFFDCLHADGEDLLAEPLTTRHDRLRSVLGGPDAEGHADGDGTAADADVEGLSLLWLTDDPDEIESIDADALEAGHEGIMLKDPDSTYSPGRRGKHWRKRKPDVETLDCVVTGAEWGEGRRATFLGTFELSVQAGDDLETVGKVATGITDDKLAELTELLEPHIAAENGQDVDIEPAVVFEVGYEEIQSSPTYSSGYALRFPRFQGVRHDKDPADADSLERVERLRAE; from the coding sequence ATGGAGTTCGCCACGTTCGCCGACCGCGCCGGGACGATCGACGCCGAAGCCGCCGACCTCGAGATCGTCGCCTACGTTCGGGACCTGCTCGCCGACGCCGGCGACGACGCTGACGAGGGGGCCGATCCGGAGACCCTCGAACTCGTCGCCCGTTTCGCTCAGGGGCGGGTGTTTCCGGCCTGGGACTCGACGACGCTCGATATCGGGCCGAGTACGTGTTACGAGGCGATCGCCCGCGCGGCGGGAACGAACGTGGGCGCAGACGATGTCGAAGACCGACTCGCCGAGGTCGGCGAGATCGGCGACGTGGCGGCGAGTTACGACTTCGGCGGCCAGCAGGGCCTCGATGCATTCACCGGCGGTGGCGCTGGCGGTGGCGACGGGCTCACCGTCCTCGAGGTCTACGAGACGCTCGCGGATCTGGCCCACGCCGAGGGATCGGGCAGCCAGGACCGCAAGGTCGACCTGCTCTTTGGCCTCTTCAATCGCTGCTCGAGCGAGGAAGCGCGCTATCTCGCCCGCATCGTCCTCTCAGAGATGCGCATCGGCGTCGGCGAGGGGACCGTCCGCGACGCCATCGCTGCGGCGTTCGACGTGCCCGAAGACCGCGTCGAACGCGCCCTACAAGTGTCGAACGACTACGGGCGGGTTGCTCGAATCGCCCGCGAGAAGGGGCGCGAGGGACTTGATGCGATGGATCTCGAGGTCGGTCGGCCCGTCCAAGCGATGCTCGCACAGGCTGGAACGGTCACTGACGCGCTCGAGGAGTGGGAGAAAGCCGCTGTCGAGTGGAAGTACGATGGGGCACGGATTCAGTTACACTACGATCCTGGCGACGCCGAGACGACTGCGGAGACCCGCGTCTTCTCGCGAAACATGGAAGAGATCACCGACGCCCTGCCGGAAGTCGTCGAGTTCGCCGACGACACGCTCGAGGAACCCGTGATCCTCGACGGTGAGGTCGTCGCGATCGACGAGGGCGGCGCACCGCTGCCGTTTCAGGAGGTCCTCAAGCGGTTCCGCCGTAAACACGACGTCGCGAAAGCCCGCGAGAACGTCACGGTTCGACCGGTCTTTTTCGACTGTCTGCACGCCGACGGCGAGGACTTGCTCGCAGAGCCGCTGACAACCCGCCACGACCGGCTCCGGTCGGTGTTGGGAGGCCCCGACGCCGAGGGCCACGCCGACGGCGACGGCACCGCCGCCGACGCGGACGTCGAGGGACTCTCCCTGCTCTGGCTGACCGACGATCCCGACGAGATCGAGTCGATCGACGCCGACGCGCTCGAGGCGGGCCACGAGGGCATCATGCTCAAAGACCCCGACTCGACGTACTCGCCGGGCCGCCGCGGGAAACACTGGCGCAAGCGCAAGCCGGACGTGGAGACGCTCGATTGCGTCGTCACTGGTGCAGAGTGGGGCGAGGGTCGGCGTGCGACCTTCCTCGGGACCTTCGAACTGTCCGTGCAGGCTGGCGACGACCTCGAGACGGTCGGCAAGGTCGCGACTGGCATCACTGACGACAAACTCGCGGAGCTAACGGAGCTGCTCGAGCCCCACATCGCTGCCGAAAACGGGCAGGACGTCGACATCGAGCCCGCAGTCGTCTTCGAGGTCGGCTACGAGGAGATTCAGTCGTCGCCGACGTACTCCTCGGGCTATGCACTGCGGTTCCCGCGATTCCAGGGGGTACGCCACGACAAGGATCCGGCTGATGCCGATAGCCTCGAGCGCGTAGAGCGGCTACGAGCGGAGTGA
- a CDS encoding HalOD1 output domain-containing protein, whose protein sequence is MHADADVRQDPLIYTAADDESLSDAVIAALREAEGVASASDSDASAAMETVGVLTPLFETIDPDALNALFSSTHSGDTRTGSVTFTHDGYDVTVTADGEITVSSQ, encoded by the coding sequence ATGCACGCAGATGCCGATGTTCGTCAGGACCCTCTCATCTACACCGCAGCTGACGACGAGTCTCTGAGCGACGCTGTCATTGCGGCGTTGCGGGAGGCAGAGGGTGTGGCATCCGCATCCGATTCGGACGCGAGTGCTGCCATGGAGACCGTCGGCGTCCTCACGCCGCTTTTCGAGACGATCGATCCCGACGCGCTCAATGCCCTGTTCAGTTCGACCCACAGCGGCGACACACGAACCGGGTCCGTAACGTTCACCCACGACGGCTACGACGTGACCGTAACCGCCGACGGCGAGATCACCGTCTCGAGCCAGTAG